The following proteins are co-located in the Halorubrum aethiopicum genome:
- a CDS encoding S8 family serine peptidase — MSDQPTDGSEPTDDHRVTRRTYLRSGAAGATTLPIGLGTGVLGIGGGTLTPLAQQFIKAQRPARIGTFEHSIRRYATDPSWTLRADSDDDYAALTDWANEDEDVTLVREYQHQRGDGGTVTIGAPIATVAGGYLGGGITEESWVAAADLNVVTSLVQTPNLPIDAREFEQLAGIESLILTTIQQDEPFDPTEFEAGDDDSEQSAIAFDAETTTLEAGREVINDTSEDGTDALLAVVDTGLTYDASIYGRTVDVDGETTTESRVHEDSTDFTAAGDPTVAEEGVDILNDDSGHGSWVTAAAASSAAEPDRGVAPDADLFIGRALDHEDGSGAVADIATAVRAATDAGADATCMSLGAPMYSAELADAIAYATEFDNTIVVASGNDRMVSRFVAYPAADPNTLAVSATDVPSDGDPTAVRSAAFANVGPSPGTINFSEGETSSVEVDIAAPGMAQQARLAGGDTTLSGTSMAAPDVAGAAALLAAQGVENPSERLRETARPVPNLAPAESKHGLLDIQAALQNDEPEDEPADVLTSDAELRDDMFRSEATARGSWIATLL; from the coding sequence ATGAGCGACCAGCCCACCGACGGGAGCGAGCCGACCGACGACCACCGAGTCACACGTCGAACCTACCTGAGATCAGGCGCGGCAGGCGCAACGACGCTCCCGATCGGACTCGGAACGGGAGTCCTTGGAATCGGCGGCGGAACGCTCACCCCGCTCGCCCAGCAGTTCATCAAAGCGCAGCGGCCGGCAAGGATCGGGACGTTCGAGCACTCCATCCGGCGGTACGCGACCGACCCGTCGTGGACGCTCCGGGCGGACAGCGACGACGACTACGCCGCGCTCACCGACTGGGCGAACGAGGATGAGGACGTGACGCTCGTTCGCGAGTACCAGCACCAGCGCGGCGACGGCGGCACCGTCACGATCGGAGCTCCGATCGCGACGGTCGCCGGCGGGTATCTCGGCGGCGGAATCACCGAGGAATCGTGGGTGGCGGCGGCCGACCTCAACGTCGTGACGAGTTTGGTCCAGACGCCGAACCTTCCGATCGACGCTCGCGAGTTCGAGCAGCTCGCCGGGATCGAGTCGCTGATCCTCACGACGATCCAGCAGGACGAGCCGTTCGACCCGACCGAGTTCGAGGCCGGCGACGACGACAGCGAGCAGTCGGCGATCGCGTTCGACGCCGAGACGACGACGCTAGAGGCCGGCCGGGAGGTGATCAACGATACGAGCGAGGACGGAACGGACGCCCTCCTCGCAGTCGTGGACACCGGGTTGACCTACGACGCCAGCATCTACGGGCGAACCGTCGACGTCGACGGCGAGACGACGACTGAATCCCGCGTTCACGAGGATTCGACGGACTTCACGGCCGCGGGCGACCCGACGGTCGCCGAGGAGGGCGTCGACATCCTCAACGACGACTCCGGACACGGGTCGTGGGTGACGGCCGCCGCGGCATCGAGCGCGGCCGAACCCGACCGCGGCGTCGCGCCGGACGCCGACCTGTTCATCGGGCGTGCGCTCGACCACGAGGACGGTTCGGGGGCCGTCGCCGACATCGCCACCGCGGTTCGGGCGGCCACGGACGCCGGCGCGGACGCGACGTGTATGAGCCTCGGTGCGCCGATGTACTCGGCTGAACTCGCGGACGCGATCGCGTACGCGACCGAGTTCGACAACACGATCGTCGTCGCATCAGGGAACGACCGCATGGTCTCGCGGTTCGTCGCATACCCCGCAGCCGACCCGAACACGCTCGCCGTGAGCGCGACGGACGTACCTTCTGACGGTGACCCGACCGCAGTTCGAAGCGCGGCGTTCGCGAACGTCGGCCCGTCGCCGGGGACGATCAATTTCTCGGAAGGCGAGACGAGCAGCGTCGAAGTCGATATCGCCGCGCCGGGGATGGCCCAACAGGCGCGGCTCGCCGGCGGCGACACGACGCTCTCGGGGACGAGCATGGCTGCCCCCGACGTGGCCGGCGCGGCCGCACTCCTTGCGGCACAGGGCGTCGAGAACCCGAGCGAGCGCCTTCGCGAGACGGCCCGACCCGTCCCGAACCTCGCTCCCGCGGAATCCAAGCACGGCCTGCTCGACATACAGGCGGCACTCCAGAACGACGAACCCGAAGACGAGCCCGCGGACGTGCTCACGAGCGACGCCGAGCTTCGTGACGACATGTTCCGGAGTGAGGCGACCGCCCGTGGGAGTTGGATCGCGACGTTACTCTAG
- a CDS encoding RNA-guided endonuclease TnpB family protein: MSKAAQSSLTKFAAGTTTEEVVQTAVLDLGTSNQKTELVRDGIEEFQAMASYIGDMVPSIPEPERYPYNNVFYQLVTGEFEDRAVKASVAQNAAHHAVDMFTSHAQRGDHGDRPDLGNGSFLKLTNQDFELVENDTGYGFKASFIRYNPIWFHVNTTPHSREYLERVFDGDADTGSCVLHVTDDGDVRAHLAVKWPVEVYEPHDVSTHVGVDIGENVLYAAAAVSGDGVAGVKMESGREFRHHREQLQQKRYRLSEKGDLRGVKACRGDIERYTDHVLHTASKEVVEFARDHTPCVIVLEDLTGYRETADDPIHDWPFADLQTKIAYKATAEGIPVELINPRNTSIRCRKCGQATPEFRDGADFKCRRCGYEVHADVNAAINIGQAYPDQNQ, from the coding sequence ATGAGTAAGGCGGCGCAGTCCTCGCTCACCAAGTTTGCCGCCGGTACCACAACCGAGGAGGTCGTACAGACAGCCGTCCTCGATCTGGGAACGAGTAACCAGAAAACCGAGCTTGTGCGCGACGGCATCGAGGAGTTTCAGGCAATGGCGTCGTACATCGGCGATATGGTGCCGTCGATCCCCGAACCCGAGCGGTACCCCTACAACAACGTATTCTACCAACTCGTCACTGGGGAGTTCGAGGATCGAGCGGTAAAAGCGAGCGTGGCACAGAATGCGGCCCACCACGCCGTCGATATGTTCACGTCGCACGCCCAGCGCGGCGACCACGGGGATCGCCCCGATCTTGGAAACGGTTCGTTTCTGAAACTCACCAACCAAGACTTCGAGCTTGTCGAGAACGACACGGGCTACGGGTTCAAGGCGTCGTTCATCAGGTACAATCCGATCTGGTTCCACGTCAACACGACACCTCACTCTCGGGAGTATCTCGAACGCGTATTCGATGGCGACGCCGACACCGGTTCGTGCGTGCTTCACGTCACCGACGACGGAGACGTACGCGCACATTTGGCCGTGAAGTGGCCGGTAGAAGTGTATGAACCGCATGACGTCTCGACGCACGTCGGCGTCGATATCGGCGAGAACGTTCTGTACGCGGCGGCTGCGGTCTCGGGCGACGGCGTGGCGGGCGTCAAGATGGAGTCGGGCCGGGAGTTTCGCCATCACCGGGAACAGCTCCAACAGAAACGCTATCGCTTGAGCGAGAAAGGTGACCTCCGGGGCGTGAAGGCGTGTCGGGGCGACATTGAACGGTACACCGACCACGTACTCCACACGGCGTCGAAAGAGGTCGTGGAGTTTGCCCGTGATCACACGCCGTGCGTAATCGTGTTGGAAGACCTCACTGGCTACCGGGAGACGGCCGACGATCCGATTCACGACTGGCCGTTCGCGGATCTTCAAACGAAAATCGCGTACAAGGCGACGGCAGAGGGGATACCGGTGGAGCTGATCAACCCGCGAAACACGAGTATCCGATGCCGGAAATGCGGACAGGCGACCCCGGAGTTTCGCGACGGTGCTGACTTCAAGTGCCGCCGCTGCGGCTACGAGGTTCACGCCGACGTGAACGCGGCAATCAACATCGGGCAGGCGTATCCCGATCAGAATCAGTAA
- a CDS encoding DUF5817 domain-containing protein has protein sequence MTYAVVGCGSHGDHRGCGQLWIVEDLRASATATCPHCETTHKTDQLKKLGESDDWKATCEMRSRIMADRSNGYDGNYKEDVDHYALLAERVDQQLDEFHAAGTATPDCLGNVVRVGDLLDAHTARSDVYTPDANARVTTADVADAIVEDPDYEPEPAEREQFLEILADDHLEPNHSTVELPETPDPDDRYPEQGSVRVTSGLQSDLTNTVRNVSPSRANALPKLLDPLTDACVEAVEAISDDERQPVGSLLSTPDPNKPTGVHHLADEYGIDAGNGTFGQAVVDAARHDHVPEDARDYLTKYGTGQDLEDTHLDALRRGHCALLRAGGVTPTLHVELDADAWTTMEDRRKGERFFEAIDLLATAVDVTIVAGDAVSTVLAERFGEWAERHEIADDLTDGRDTSRPPTRDESEADRRDAYDALGALNSGGRYRLVGNLFADQSRSVRSLQNDAEIDLAPDSINRYTGDLEAAGLVAIDRDTTGSNQITLTDTGKLAKDCLTPDYSLVSPEQGTLDSASYHPMIDSQKYSVSDGPGLGTAPPADSPAEWLAATGDADADGAYVRWMDGRGSNLDAYTLHRRCTAASRGDGITLTDAPVRAFEDGRVTQVSLMEGTLHAVTQWGGAAATLGRIAAALSTGRIWGTALDREAVTDLCSDLGSAPQDVLEFLQRGIQIGWINAESVIDQDGLDYLAIRDHLYQVGRSVLARLSRLEDMEDDERREYFRDAHGLLASMTALLDRVGVDTTIQLRFPEGEAARTNENVRNDVVSFLAKTAPKQSRYGAHSGWRQVVESRPDKLKYRLPMEVDPTNRTADLTASWVVVGDGMDELREDVVAALDDVQPRDAIRDGNEEGIAIDVPVHIGGTYTHARSVVENLISKKGWSPARQDTGRVTRALLSVLSHAPGRVSPLIVADALLGMGANEHKSDLRMADVRAGLARVDSEELFPTLAPSVGKLVRALVTADGRLEAGALADAAGIHRRTYATHMETLGMLDLVNRTDDGWGLTLEPWWAPEADREPADPTARTLATGDTILPDQPRSETEVLSELANALAWRGETDTSAADLRLDLGRQPTVDELNDAIPTLAKWAAPIAAHWPSETVKNTLPAHDPPAISGFSNAVEKTGTTLPPYDPGCDQGCSTATIGVVSDHEQQSIACRYYPIVTYERAGRVEADY, from the coding sequence ATGACGTATGCTGTCGTTGGCTGCGGCAGTCACGGCGATCATCGTGGGTGCGGGCAACTGTGGATCGTCGAGGACCTTCGGGCGTCGGCGACGGCGACGTGTCCGCACTGCGAGACGACCCACAAGACGGATCAGCTCAAAAAGCTCGGAGAGAGTGACGATTGGAAGGCCACCTGCGAGATGCGCTCGCGGATCATGGCCGATCGCTCGAACGGGTACGACGGCAACTACAAGGAGGACGTTGATCACTACGCGCTGCTGGCCGAGCGGGTCGACCAGCAGCTCGACGAGTTCCACGCCGCCGGCACCGCGACGCCCGACTGTCTCGGGAACGTCGTTCGTGTCGGCGATCTCCTTGACGCCCACACGGCGCGGTCGGATGTCTACACGCCGGACGCGAACGCGAGGGTAACGACCGCAGACGTCGCCGACGCGATCGTCGAGGATCCCGACTACGAGCCAGAACCCGCCGAGCGCGAGCAGTTCCTAGAGATACTCGCCGACGACCACCTCGAACCGAATCATTCGACCGTCGAACTGCCCGAGACGCCCGACCCGGACGACCGATACCCCGAACAGGGGAGCGTCCGCGTCACGTCCGGGTTACAGTCCGACCTCACGAACACCGTTCGCAACGTGTCGCCCTCACGGGCCAACGCCCTTCCGAAGCTCCTCGACCCACTGACCGACGCGTGTGTCGAAGCGGTCGAGGCGATCTCCGATGACGAACGCCAGCCGGTCGGATCGCTGTTGAGCACACCCGACCCGAACAAGCCGACGGGTGTTCACCACCTAGCTGACGAGTACGGCATCGACGCTGGGAACGGGACCTTCGGGCAAGCCGTCGTCGACGCCGCTCGCCACGACCACGTCCCGGAGGACGCTCGCGACTACCTCACGAAGTACGGGACGGGACAGGATCTCGAAGATACTCACCTTGACGCGCTCCGGCGCGGCCACTGCGCGCTCCTCCGGGCGGGTGGGGTGACGCCGACGCTCCACGTTGAGTTAGACGCGGACGCGTGGACGACGATGGAGGATCGCCGGAAGGGCGAACGCTTCTTCGAGGCGATCGACCTGCTCGCGACGGCCGTCGACGTGACGATCGTCGCCGGCGACGCCGTCAGCACCGTGCTCGCCGAGCGGTTTGGTGAGTGGGCTGAGCGTCACGAGATCGCCGATGACCTTACCGACGGCCGTGATACGTCCCGGCCACCCACCCGTGACGAGAGTGAGGCTGATCGCCGCGACGCGTACGACGCCCTCGGCGCGCTCAACAGTGGTGGCCGGTACCGGCTCGTCGGCAACCTCTTCGCGGATCAGTCGCGTTCCGTCCGCTCGCTCCAGAATGACGCCGAAATCGATCTGGCCCCCGACTCCATCAATCGCTACACCGGCGACCTCGAAGCCGCCGGACTCGTTGCGATCGACCGGGATACCACCGGGAGCAACCAGATCACGCTGACTGACACCGGGAAACTGGCGAAGGACTGTCTCACCCCGGATTACTCGCTAGTTTCGCCCGAGCAGGGAACGCTCGATTCGGCGTCTTACCACCCCATGATCGATTCGCAGAAGTACAGTGTGTCGGACGGCCCCGGACTCGGGACAGCCCCCCCGGCGGACTCCCCCGCCGAGTGGCTGGCGGCGACCGGCGACGCGGACGCGGACGGCGCGTACGTCCGCTGGATGGATGGTCGGGGCAGCAATCTGGATGCCTACACCCTTCACAGGCGGTGTACGGCGGCTTCGCGGGGGGATGGTATCACCCTCACGGATGCTCCGGTGCGGGCGTTCGAGGACGGTCGGGTGACGCAGGTGTCGCTCATGGAGGGCACCCTTCACGCGGTCACTCAGTGGGGTGGCGCGGCAGCCACGCTGGGGCGTATCGCGGCCGCCTTATCCACCGGCCGGATCTGGGGGACGGCACTCGATCGCGAGGCGGTGACGGACCTGTGTTCCGACCTCGGATCCGCGCCCCAAGATGTACTGGAGTTCCTTCAACGCGGGATACAGATCGGGTGGATCAACGCCGAGAGCGTCATCGACCAGGACGGCCTCGACTACCTCGCGATCCGCGACCATCTGTATCAAGTCGGCCGGTCGGTGCTGGCCCGACTCAGCCGGCTGGAGGACATGGAGGACGACGAACGTCGGGAGTACTTCCGTGACGCCCACGGCCTGCTGGCGTCCATGACGGCACTCCTCGATCGTGTCGGGGTGGACACGACGATCCAGCTTCGGTTCCCCGAGGGTGAGGCCGCCCGAACGAACGAGAACGTCCGGAATGACGTGGTCTCGTTCCTTGCGAAGACCGCGCCGAAGCAGTCTCGCTACGGCGCTCACAGCGGGTGGCGGCAGGTCGTCGAATCACGGCCGGACAAGCTCAAATACCGCCTGCCGATGGAGGTCGACCCGACGAACCGCACGGCGGACCTCACGGCCTCGTGGGTGGTCGTCGGCGACGGGATGGACGAACTCCGCGAGGACGTGGTGGCTGCGCTCGATGACGTACAACCCCGCGATGCGATCCGCGACGGCAACGAAGAGGGAATCGCCATCGACGTTCCCGTACACATCGGCGGAACGTACACGCACGCCCGATCGGTCGTCGAGAACCTGATCAGCAAGAAGGGCTGGAGTCCCGCGCGCCAGGATACCGGCCGGGTGACGCGGGCGCTGTTGAGCGTGCTCTCACACGCACCCGGCCGTGTTTCGCCGCTGATCGTCGCCGACGCACTCCTGGGGATGGGCGCGAACGAGCACAAATCTGACCTTCGGATGGCCGACGTTCGGGCCGGTCTCGCTCGTGTTGACAGCGAGGAGCTGTTCCCGACGCTCGCACCGTCGGTTGGGAAGCTCGTGCGGGCGCTCGTGACCGCCGACGGCCGGCTCGAAGCCGGCGCGCTCGCCGACGCCGCGGGTATCCACCGTCGGACCTACGCGACGCACATGGAGACGCTCGGGATGCTCGACCTGGTGAACCGTACTGACGATGGGTGGGGGCTGACACTGGAGCCGTGGTGGGCTCCCGAGGCCGACCGCGAGCCCGCCGACCCGACCGCCCGGACGCTTGCGACCGGCGACACGATCCTCCCCGACCAGCCACGGAGCGAGACGGAGGTACTGTCGGAACTCGCGAACGCGCTGGCGTGGCGTGGCGAGACCGACACGTCGGCCGCCGACCTCCGGCTCGACCTCGGTCGACAGCCGACTGTCGACGAACTCAACGACGCGATCCCGACACTCGCGAAGTGGGCCGCACCGATCGCCGCACACTGGCCCTCGGAAACTGTCAAGAATACCTTACCAGCCCATGATCCGCCCGCCATCTCCGGGTTTTCTAACGCCGTTGAGAAAACTGGAACTACCTTACCACCCTATGATCCGGGGTGTGATCAGGGGTGTTCGACCGCGACGATCGGCGTCGTAAGCGACCACGAGCAACAGTCGATCGCATGCCGTTACTATCCGATAGTAACGTACGAACGAGCCGGGCGCGTCGAGGCGGATTACTGA
- a CDS encoding DNA polymerase sliding clamp, translated as MSDTEAVAQDDDVDGVATVDTEDTDAAFSAIGEQQFFVEFFEQFDALAEEMKLHLDDDGLSGIVVDPANVGMCRNSLDRDALEHYDASGGVIGLNISRMLDILGMGDKDDLVELTLDTETRKLHIEVGGLSYTLALINPDSIRREPEIPDDLDLPATVTLHGEDLNRGIKAADMVSDHVRLRTGTSDDGKIACYIEAEGDTDDVDLELTHEDLVDVDASPGDGNSLYSLDYFKDINKPIPKDAEVTVELGEEFPVKLHYGHSEMTEDGDLAGDCTVMIAPRIQSD; from the coding sequence ATGAGCGACACCGAGGCGGTCGCGCAGGACGACGATGTAGACGGTGTTGCTACCGTCGACACGGAGGACACCGACGCGGCCTTCTCCGCGATCGGCGAGCAGCAGTTCTTCGTCGAGTTCTTCGAGCAGTTCGACGCTCTCGCCGAGGAGATGAAACTCCACCTCGATGATGACGGCCTCTCGGGAATCGTCGTCGACCCCGCGAACGTTGGAATGTGCCGGAACAGCCTCGATCGCGACGCGCTCGAACACTACGACGCATCGGGTGGCGTCATCGGGCTCAACATCTCCCGGATGCTGGATATCCTCGGGATGGGCGACAAAGACGACCTCGTTGAGCTCACCCTCGACACCGAAACACGAAAGTTACACATCGAAGTCGGGGGGCTCTCGTATACCCTCGCGCTGATCAACCCGGACTCGATCCGACGGGAGCCGGAGATTCCGGATGACCTCGATCTACCGGCGACGGTCACGCTTCACGGCGAGGACCTCAACCGCGGGATCAAAGCGGCCGACATGGTGAGCGACCACGTCCGGCTCCGGACGGGGACGAGCGACGACGGTAAGATCGCGTGCTACATTGAAGCCGAGGGCGACACCGACGACGTTGACCTCGAACTGACGCACGAGGATCTGGTCGACGTTGATGCGTCACCGGGCGACGGCAACAGCCTGTACTCGCTCGATTACTTCAAGGACATCAACAAGCCGATCCCGAAGGACGCCGAGGTGACGGTCGAACTCGGCGAGGAGTTCCCGGTCAAACTTCACTACGGGCACAGCGAGATGACTGAGGACGGCGACCTCGCGGGCGACTGTACCGTGATGATCGCCCCCCGTATTCAGAGTGACTGA
- a CDS encoding ATP-binding protein, whose translation MSGDLPNAIGSTGSLAPLEAGLSDLDIEIQQGSSDFPDLTAQVDDTDGIQQFGVRFEDAVKHMSVNKYESVASMIREYVANMAATCLDAAEELGDSYTPTIHIAYYPDSETLIMEDNGMGMSDAEISNIGIQLGVSTNRYTKDRGGKYGIGLLSGLVGVGLDGAFYMHSRSRRTDEYVRGYWCSTGFKREDSLPDKLTDGQYGTRFEFPLTDPEVDIAGSVAEIARWSRVPVLYSEHASDGSLIVDDEYGGRSETPFVDGPVDPDAAVVVEKEGVFRAVHDLGADDECVLLDVPIERNFESKRLNDGDDRLGLDLPYRQSFDVVFHSEDEEIVAGPHEGLTRVSDGEYAKMPEEYQEGYIPASECAPTDVWTPSPAGDRDRFEENPRFWRWLAKEFLATFERDLSASVAAIADSERVIDAPQSAIDHVVSYVEAQDFAATNWSSMTIRGHLDTFDLTLPDGHASALAALSQTVDKCARGGDPWKRSNRGEVRIYQLLTDLPADAEVWASARPSEKKARAVWDDHPGNVVVCVGGDRLDTVLEQFGWNKLSDIGRDSLDEFDISKETREMWERDYSYTNPNAGKDAPNRTLSLHRAQLTDDTDRGFKDQTRKESARYLRAYFEARNSGYTPDRGILANPIDLLILFPSNSDESITEYVGTLGHGNVRLATCAVKTYEYLADLDQVTRIEEYLDASRQRQFDTSAGRCSIPEAREHGETIVIHLAPEDAVSNLRDERAMRRAAEWFEQEPETGSAYRGRDALDGVVYVPATEDMISRVLPVFRHDDVRLATHETEFSLPDPTLIEEPGYDTELYVYTRLPEWEETAEFRMLRSQRQSLRSGMMGVIDGLAQLHDEGLPAPSQQSTVDGETYRDMLEVFE comes from the coding sequence ATGAGCGGCGACCTTCCGAATGCGATCGGTTCAACCGGCTCGTTAGCCCCGCTGGAAGCCGGGCTCTCGGACCTCGATATCGAGATCCAGCAGGGATCGAGTGATTTCCCGGATCTGACAGCACAAGTCGACGACACCGACGGCATCCAGCAGTTCGGCGTGCGGTTCGAGGATGCGGTCAAGCACATGTCCGTCAACAAGTACGAGTCCGTCGCGTCGATGATCCGCGAGTACGTCGCCAACATGGCGGCGACGTGTCTCGACGCTGCCGAAGAACTCGGTGACTCGTACACGCCGACGATCCATATCGCGTACTACCCTGATTCAGAGACGCTGATCATGGAGGACAACGGGATGGGGATGAGCGACGCAGAAATTTCCAATATCGGGATCCAACTCGGCGTTTCGACGAACCGATACACGAAGGACCGTGGCGGGAAGTACGGGATCGGCCTGCTGTCGGGGCTCGTCGGCGTCGGTCTCGACGGGGCGTTCTATATGCACTCGCGTTCGCGACGGACGGACGAGTACGTCCGCGGGTACTGGTGTTCGACTGGGTTCAAACGGGAAGACTCGCTGCCGGACAAACTCACTGACGGACAGTACGGTACGCGCTTCGAGTTCCCACTCACCGATCCCGAGGTGGACATCGCGGGATCCGTCGCCGAAATCGCTCGCTGGTCGCGGGTGCCGGTCCTCTACAGCGAGCACGCCTCAGACGGCTCGCTGATCGTCGACGACGAGTACGGCGGCCGGAGTGAGACGCCGTTCGTTGACGGCCCTGTCGATCCGGACGCTGCGGTCGTCGTCGAGAAGGAGGGCGTGTTCCGTGCGGTTCACGACCTCGGTGCCGACGACGAGTGTGTGCTGCTCGACGTGCCGATCGAGCGGAACTTCGAGTCAAAACGATTGAATGACGGCGACGACCGGCTCGGACTCGACCTTCCCTACCGCCAGAGCTTCGACGTGGTGTTTCACTCCGAGGACGAAGAGATCGTCGCTGGCCCACATGAGGGGTTGACGCGGGTGAGTGACGGCGAGTACGCGAAGATGCCCGAGGAGTACCAAGAGGGCTACATCCCTGCATCGGAGTGCGCCCCGACGGACGTGTGGACGCCGTCGCCGGCGGGCGACCGCGACCGCTTCGAGGAGAATCCGAGGTTCTGGCGGTGGCTCGCCAAGGAATTCCTCGCGACGTTCGAGCGTGATCTTTCCGCGTCCGTCGCGGCGATCGCCGACTCCGAGCGCGTCATCGACGCCCCACAATCGGCGATCGACCACGTCGTGTCGTACGTCGAGGCGCAGGATTTTGCGGCGACCAACTGGTCTTCGATGACCATCCGCGGCCACCTGGACACGTTCGATCTCACGCTTCCGGACGGCCACGCGTCGGCGTTAGCCGCGCTCAGTCAAACGGTCGATAAGTGCGCTCGCGGGGGCGATCCGTGGAAGCGGTCGAACCGCGGTGAAGTCCGCATCTACCAACTCCTCACGGACCTCCCGGCTGACGCCGAGGTGTGGGCGTCCGCTCGCCCCTCCGAAAAGAAGGCCCGCGCCGTGTGGGACGACCACCCCGGAAACGTCGTCGTGTGCGTCGGCGGCGATCGACTGGATACCGTCCTCGAACAGTTCGGCTGGAACAAACTGAGCGACATCGGTCGCGACAGTCTCGACGAGTTCGACATCTCCAAGGAAACCCGTGAGATGTGGGAGCGTGACTACTCCTACACGAATCCGAACGCCGGCAAGGACGCGCCGAACCGGACGCTCTCGCTTCACCGCGCACAGCTCACCGACGACACCGATCGGGGGTTCAAAGACCAAACCCGCAAGGAATCGGCGCGATACCTTCGGGCGTATTTCGAAGCACGCAACAGCGGGTATACACCCGACCGCGGAATCCTCGCCAACCCGATCGACCTGCTAATCCTGTTCCCCTCGAACAGCGACGAGTCGATCACGGAGTACGTCGGTACACTCGGACACGGGAACGTCCGGCTCGCGACGTGTGCGGTCAAGACCTACGAGTATCTCGCTGACCTCGATCAGGTCACTCGCATCGAGGAGTACCTCGACGCGTCTCGACAGCGGCAGTTCGACACGTCGGCCGGCCGGTGCTCGATTCCCGAAGCTCGCGAGCATGGTGAGACGATCGTCATCCACCTCGCGCCCGAAGACGCGGTATCGAACCTTCGGGACGAACGGGCCATGCGACGAGCCGCTGAGTGGTTCGAGCAGGAACCGGAGACGGGGTCGGCGTACCGCGGCCGTGACGCCCTCGATGGCGTGGTGTACGTCCCGGCGACTGAGGACATGATCAGCCGCGTCCTCCCCGTGTTCCGGCATGATGACGTTCGCCTCGCGACTCACGAGACGGAGTTCTCACTCCCGGACCCCACGCTGATCGAGGAACCGGGATACGACACCGAACTCTACGTCTATACTCGGCTGCCCGAGTGGGAGGAGACGGCGGAGTTCCGAATGCTCCGGAGTCAACGACAGAGCCTCCGTTCCGGAATGATGGGCGTCATCGACGGACTCGCACAACTCCACGATGAGGGACTGCCAGCGCCGAGCCAGCAGTCGACCGTCGACGGCGAGACCTACCGCGACATGCTGGAGGTGTTCGAGTAG
- a CDS encoding IS5 family transposase has protein sequence MSKLLFRFVKQAASLAQKRCAASPTAVSDPTGHGFPGWKHVTLHFLRVHMDATYREIVDWASEMDRVRGLLQLARTAFPAPSTLYRSFERVPMSIWRGFLRESATICDPGSHGAIDATFFDRETASRHYQHRSDRHIRTLKTTALVDTDSCAILDLHCSAHWPHDTQTGRRVALRNIGKIESLAGDKGYDDQSLRNALRSEGVRPLLRHRLFAAYDHAHNARLDSELYGQRWMAETAFSAIKRRFGPAVHPRAWYREFRELVLTAAVYNLEQALKQ, from the coding sequence GTGTCCAAACTCCTCTTCCGCTTCGTTAAGCAAGCCGCGTCGCTGGCTCAAAAGCGCTGTGCCGCCAGTCCAACGGCGGTGAGTGATCCGACTGGCCACGGATTTCCCGGGTGGAAGCATGTGACGCTCCACTTTTTGCGGGTTCACATGGACGCGACGTACCGCGAGATTGTGGATTGGGCGAGTGAGATGGATCGCGTTCGTGGTCTGTTACAGCTGGCGCGGACGGCATTTCCCGCACCCTCAACGCTGTATCGGTCGTTTGAGAGGGTGCCCATGTCGATATGGCGTGGGTTCCTTCGTGAGTCCGCGACCATCTGCGATCCGGGCTCGCACGGTGCCATCGATGCCACGTTCTTCGACCGCGAAACGGCATCGAGACACTACCAACACCGCTCGGATCGCCACATACGCACGCTCAAAACGACGGCGCTCGTCGATACAGACTCGTGTGCCATCCTCGATCTTCACTGCTCGGCACACTGGCCTCACGACACACAAACCGGCCGTCGAGTCGCTCTTCGCAACATCGGGAAAATAGAGAGTCTCGCCGGTGACAAAGGCTATGACGACCAATCTCTCCGGAACGCCCTCCGTTCAGAGGGCGTCCGGCCTTTGCTGCGTCACCGGCTGTTTGCTGCGTACGATCACGCACACAACGCACGGTTGGACAGCGAGTTATACGGCCAACGCTGGATGGCCGAGACCGCCTTTTCGGCCATCAAGCGTCGGTTCGGCCCCGCTGTCCACCCTCGCGCATGGTACCGCGAGTTCCGCGAACTCGTGTTGACCGCCGCTGTCTACAACCTCGAACAGGCGCTCAAACAGTGA